The genomic window CTCTCGACACATCGCTTCAGCAAGAAGCGAAGTATATTGCAAAGCAATACTTCACAATATTTTCTTGCTTTTAGCAAGACTCTCGGGACAAACCCTTGTTGATGAGAATATTTATATATCTCATAATTTTAACGGTAACTAAAGGGTGGCCAACAATGGAAGATGAACAATTATCAAATCAATCAAGAAAACGAGAAAAACAAGCTCAAGAGCAATCACCAGAAGCAAAAGAAGAAGAGCTCGTGTTTCCTGATAATTATTTTCATTTTGACAAAGCAGGACTTATGGAAGATTATAACAAAATTCTTGCAGATATTCAAACTGCCTATGAACTAGGCAATGAAGTCGTTTTACCAGAAATAAAAGGAGCCTTTGATCATATATTTTTTATCGGCATGGGTGGTAGCGCAATTAGTGCAGATTTCTTAAAAAAATATCTTGAGCATATAGGCATTGCCATACCTATTACTATTATTCGAGACTACACTATGCCGCCAACTTTTACAGAGTCATCACTTGTTATTGGGATTAGCTACTCAGGAAATACAGAAGAAACACTCAGCGCGTTTCGACTCGCAATGAGAAAATCAAAATATTGCTTTGCCTATGCAAACGGCGGAAAACTGCAAGAAGCATGCGCTATTAACAGAACACCATGCACCATCGTACCAAAAGGTTATCAACCAAGAACAGCAGCATTGACCTATTTATTTTTCCCTATCCTGCGCTTACTTGAGCGATTACAAATTGTTCCAAGCCAACAAGGAGAGGTAGATACCATTCTACAAACTATCAAAAAAACAGAGTTTAAACCAATCGCAATAAATCTTAGTGAAAAACTTATTAACACCATACCTCTTATTTACGCAACAGCAAAATACTTTCCCGTCGCATTCAGATTCAAAACACAAGTAAATGAGAACACAAAGCGACACGCATTTGCTGGAGAGTATTCGGAATTTAACCATAATGAAATCTTAGGCTATGAACACGTCAACGGAACATATCACATCATAACGTACCGATTTAATGATGATCACAGACGGCTACATAAACGCATGGATATCGTTAAAGAAATCACAAATAAAGCAGGAGTTGAAACAACAGAAATCAAACTCTCCGGAGAATCCTATCTTGCAAAAGTATTCTCCGCAGTGCTCATTGGTGATTTAACTAGCTATTACCTGGCTTTACGATATAAACTAGACCCCTCACCAGTGCATATTATCGAATCATTAAAAGAAAAAATGGGACCTCTGATTTAGCTTTTCTATATGGTCTTAGTACGTCTAAATAGCTCGCTTGTTTTACTAGTGAGCGTGCAAACCTTTTTAAAGGAAGTACTATTTCTCAGAGCAGCAATTCAGGGGCTGTAGTGTAGCTTGGTCTATCATTTGTGGTTTGGGACCATAAGACCCCAGTTCGAATCTGGGCAGCCCCAGGCTTTATAAGAGGATGTCATAACTCCCGAAGGGGTCTTGTGCGCGGTAACGCGATAAACAGCCCGAAGTTTTATAACTATAACAAAACTATTCAAAAAAAATAAGAAAGCAAAAACAACGTGGCAAAAACAAAGAAAATCAAACGTTTTCACGGCTTTGCCATATAAGTACAAGGTGAAAGGATATGGTAAAAAAATCTTCAAATTCAACTAAGCGGTTTGGACCGCGATACGGTAAAACGGTAAAGGATAAAGTAGCGGCAATAGAAAAACAACAGCGAGCATCATACACTTGCCCTTACTGCTCACGACAACAAGTCAAACGAGTAGCGAGTGGTATTTGGGAATGTAAAAAATGTAGTGCTAAATTTGCAAACAAAGCATATACTGTTGGAAAACAAACAAAAATCCAAACCAGTGTTACTGAATTATAAAACGAGCTGATGCCCCATGACCGAATATAAATGCTTTTCATGTAACAAAACAGTAAAAGATACCTATATTAAAAAAAAGGTTCGCTGTATTTACTGCGGCTCAAAAATTATCTTTAAAGCGCGGACTAAACCATCCAGTGTTAAGGCACGATGAAGCTAACAAGCACCATTACTATAACGCAGCTAGAACGCGAAGAAAAAAAACATTTTCTTGCGCTGTTTGCTAATGAAGATAAAGAACTCAGTAATAACCGCGCATCGTATAACATAATACAAGAGGATGCTGAGTTACAATTTATTATTACCGCATCAGATGCCGTTGCTCTTCGAGCCGTGTTAAATAGCATTGGAAAAACCTTGGCAATCTATGACAAAACAAAGGAGTTGACAAAAAATGAGTGAGGAACAACTCAACCAACTAAGAATTATTGAACAACAACTTTCTGCAACCGTGCAACAAAAACAAGCATACGATCAACAGCTCGTTGAAATAGAAAACGCACTTAAAGAACTTACCAATAAAGATGAAGCGTATCATATTGTTGGTAGCATCATGATTAAAA from Candidatus Woesearchaeota archaeon includes these protein-coding regions:
- a CDS encoding DNA-directed RNA polymerase subunit P, coding for MTEYKCFSCNKTVKDTYIKKKVRCIYCGSKIIFKARTKPSSVKAR
- a CDS encoding bifunctional phosphoglucose/phosphomannose isomerase gives rise to the protein MEDEQLSNQSRKREKQAQEQSPEAKEEELVFPDNYFHFDKAGLMEDYNKILADIQTAYELGNEVVLPEIKGAFDHIFFIGMGGSAISADFLKKYLEHIGIAIPITIIRDYTMPPTFTESSLVIGISYSGNTEETLSAFRLAMRKSKYCFAYANGGKLQEACAINRTPCTIVPKGYQPRTAALTYLFFPILRLLERLQIVPSQQGEVDTILQTIKKTEFKPIAINLSEKLINTIPLIYATAKYFPVAFRFKTQVNENTKRHAFAGEYSEFNHNEILGYEHVNGTYHIITYRFNDDHRRLHKRMDIVKEITNKAGVETTEIKLSGESYLAKVFSAVLIGDLTSYYLALRYKLDPSPVHIIESLKEKMGPLI
- a CDS encoding prefoldin subunit beta; translation: MSEEQLNQLRIIEQQLSATVQQKQAYDQQLVEIENALKELTNKDEAYHIVGSIMIKKDAKVVAAELKEKKNTFAVRVDALTKQEESLRHQAQDMQENIMKNLQQGEE
- a CDS encoding 50S ribosomal protein L37ae, whose protein sequence is MVKKSSNSTKRFGPRYGKTVKDKVAAIEKQQRASYTCPYCSRQQVKRVASGIWECKKCSAKFANKAYTVGKQTKIQTSVTEL